From Anopheles darlingi chromosome 2, idAnoDarlMG_H_01, whole genome shotgun sequence, the proteins below share one genomic window:
- the LOC125949972 gene encoding LOW QUALITY PROTEIN: E3 ubiquitin-protein ligase TRIM71 (The sequence of the model RefSeq protein was modified relative to this genomic sequence to represent the inferred CDS: inserted 2 bases in 1 codon) → MDASGSVPFPDEPVRRWRTASGESEEAAESDYDERERRRPSFVRRRTTVSPVTLLTDNAALPEPAPDPERYVRLHEDEDEDEEEKXWRKRGRRNTLKQQLGCRQGTGVRPVRRVSGDGNPFRDLPPAPEGRRRSSTTTTTVTATDDGHERGQRQRKSSLRRGSMYGSEIGLVTDGQPSESLPPYLKTVPVSAVNLPPMGPRPGRPPEPEDASMAAYQEGDPPGSLPSGALSCGQQQHHRTQHKFDEISTVYDHFPTDFLAARYLCGLCRKLLREPRVLDCLHTFCRPCLEGHGAASLGHESALFWRHINDNACFDSWEPHTMKSPVAATDGKPSNSHDNSTGSGAPTESRFEQLRTSLQSFREQNCLPSPIRSEKDDGKGRVTAKVRLAYGEAKDQVLLCPTCNQPTGLAAGPGGIAQLPQHFVLARKIELMVMHQYDGCCYSPATASPNCNGSPPLLPSCRTPVYCELCSDQVAATVCWTTCALPLCGFCKEAHRRQRSTASHAIIRFGERLSPRFRGSQRSAGAPVPAPGGWTTLQCPVHPEQPLKLFCTTCHQVICGECSTLLHRDHRCTTVARAGKVYGRFVRSAIEQTRPLQDYALQAVGKLNDLTVRVNSRCEAVQREVDAFVDEYVAALEEHRKSLAAQIGDIRQAKMEMIMAQRVDLERRTHDARVAIEFAEELLSEGSDVENLVFVSILLRRFEQCLQTSRTVDGRVTDTVQFLADEEAPSARVQTGIPLFGIVTTQKADPRRCSVEQTGAELATLKAHKRALLTLVVRDFEGRRLAHGGLTVQTDLRYRDDEELAVVMTLTDNRDGSYGLTFVPPRPGVMHLVISVDGKTIEECPIVLRIHKLRPHYGVYHCCAFCSSSGSRASTCACGSIMPGGYRGCGHGHDGHPGQRHWSCCGSVLEHSDCTAPAGRTKPHS, encoded by the exons ATGGATGCCTCGGGCAGTGTGCCGTTCCCCGATGAGCCGGTTCGACGGTGGAGGACGGCGAGCGGTGAATCGGAAGAAGCCGCCGAGAGTGATTACGATGAGCGcgaacgtcgtcgtccatcgttcgttcgccggcGTACTACGGTTTCACCGGTCACCTTACTTACGGACAATGCCGCTTTaccggaaccggcaccggatcCGGAGCGTTACGTTCGATTgcacgaagacgaagacgaggacgaggaggagaa gtggaggaagagaggaagaaggaacacGTTGAAGC AGCAGCTGGGATGCCGCCAGGGGACGGGAGTGCGTCCCGTGCGCCGGGTGTCCGGTGATGGAAATCCGTTCCGGGATCTACCGCCAGCTCCCGAAGGAAGGCGCCGGtcctcgaccacgaccacgacggtgacggcgacggatGATGGCCACGAACGGGGCCAACGGCAGCGTAAGAGCAGTTTGCGGCGTGGCTCGATGTATGGCAGCGAAATTGGACTGGTAACGGACGGTCAACCGAGCGAATCACTTCCGCCCTACTTGAAGACGGTACCGGTTTCAGCTGTCAACCTCCCTCCCATGGGCCCCCGACCCGGACGGCCACCCGAACCGGAGGATGCATCGATGGCGGCGTATCAAGAAGGGGATCCGCCAGGTTCTCTTCCTTCGGGCGCTCTAAGCTGTggtcaacaacagcatcatcggaCGCAGCATAAATTTGATGAGATATC TACCGTTTACGATCACTTTCCAACCGACTTCCTGGCCGCCCGGTATCTGTGCGGATTGTGCCGGAAGCTGCTCCGTGAGCCGCGCGTCCTCGACTGTCTGCACACGTTCTGCCGGCCATGCCTGGAGGGCCACGGTGCGGCCAGCCTCGGTCACGAGTCGGCCCTGTTCTGGCGTCACATCAACGACAACGCCTGCTTCGACAGCTGGGAGC CTCACACCATGAAATCGCCGGTCGCAGCAACCGACGGTAAGCCATCAAATAGTCATGACAACTCGACCGGCAGTGGTGCACCGACGGAATCGCGATTCGAGCAGCTACGCACCTCCCTGCAGAGCTTCCGGGAGCAAAACTGTCTACCATCGCCGATTCGCAGCGAAAAG GACGATGGCAAGGGGCGAGTCACGGCCAAGGTACGGTTAGCGTACGGTGAAGCCAAGGACCAAGTTCTGCTCTGTCCCACCTgtaaccaaccgaccgggcTGGCGGCCGGTCCCGGTGGCATCGCACAGTTACCGCAACACTTTGTGCTGGCGCGAAAGATCgaactgatggtgatgcatcagtacgacggttgctgctactcgcCCGCTACTGCCAGCCCCAACTGTAATGGTTCCCCACCGCTGTTGCCCTCCTGCCGTACGCCCGTTTACTGTGAATTATGCTCGGACCAGGTCGCG GCGACGGTCTGCTGGACGACCTGTGCCCTACCGTTGTGTGGCTTTTGCAAGGAAGCGCACCGAAGGCAACGCAGCACCGCTTCGCACGCCATCATCCGGTTCGGCGAACGGTTAAGTCCCCGGTTCCGCGGAAGTCAGCGGTCAGCAGGAGCACCAGTGCCGGCGCCCGGTGGATGGACGACGCTCCAGTGTCCGGTGCATCCGGAGCAGCCACTGAAACTGTTCTGCACGACCTGCCACCAGGTGATCTGCGGTGAGTGTAGCACACTGTTGCACCGGGATCATCGTTGTACGACGGTCGCGAGGGCGGGCAAGGTGTATGGGCGGTTCGTGCGGAGTGCCATCGAGCAGACGCGGCCCCTGCAGGACTACGCGCTGCAGGCGGTCGGCAAACTGAACGATCTGACGGTGCGCGTCAACAGCCGGTGCGAAGCGGTCCAGCGGGAGGTCGATGCGTTCGTCGATGAGTACGTGGCGGCCCTCGAGGAGCACCGGAAATCGCTGGCCGCCCAGATCGGTGACATACGGCAGGCGAAGATGGAGATGATCATGGCGCAACGGGTGGATCTGG AACGGCGGACGCACGATGCGCGTGTTGCGATCGAGTTCGCCGAGGAGCTGCTGTCGGAAGGGAGCGATGTGGAGAATCTCGTATTTGTCAGCATACTCCTGCGGCGGTTCGAGCAGTGCCTACAGACGTCGCGAACCGTCGATGGCCGGGTCACGGATACGGTCCAGTTTCTGGCGGATGAGGAAGCACCCAGTGCCCGGGTACAAACCGGCATCCCACTGTTCGGTATCGTAACAACACAAAAGGCGGACCCACGGCGTTGTAGCGTGGAGCAGACCGGAGCCGAACTGGCCACCTTGAAGGCTCACAAGAGGGCGCTACTGACGTTGGTCGTGCGGGACTTTGAAGGTCGCCGGTTGGCGCACGGTGGCCTAACCGTCCAGACGGACCTTCGCTATCGGGATGATGAGGAGCTCGCGGTGGTCATGACGCTGACGGACAATCGGGATGGTTCGTACGGACTCACCTTCGTACCGCCACGTCCCGGTGTCATGCATTTGGTCATCTCTGTGGATGGGAAAACGATTGAG GAATGTCCGATAGTGCTGCGGATTCACAAGCTACGACCTCACTATGGAGTGTACCATTGCTGTGCGTTCTGCTCGAGTAGTGGTTCAAGGGCGAGCACTTGCGCTTGCGGCAGTATCATGCCCGGTGGCTACCGGGGCTGTGGTCACGGTCATGACGGACATCCTGGTCAACGGCACTGGTCCTGCTGTGGTAGCGTGCTGGAGCATTCCGACTGCACTGCACCGGCTGGCAGAACTAAACCACATTCGTAG
- the LOC125959527 gene encoding uncharacterized protein LOC125959527, with translation MKPASFLIVFQVLTYFVANTYTVIKYRHDLIYVLKVLITLGSAVQVRKTFTCLMVLSTGIGFVLYPFFVYMIQGTLLPLFLYELPYLDWHSVDKADICLVHLRELRAMLNDVSKTADAVDIAAVQKKWEQCMHDHRMTTSFLNNVEDLLGMICLAQVMMGVFTVCDCMLLVVLVGDLYGVITSLSWYRLSLQQQKEYRFIIFRQQRPLGLTAFGFMPLNFESYMSVLKGLYQFFVLAMQYVQ, from the exons ATGAAACCAGCATCTTTTCTCATAGTATTCCAAGTGCTAACCTACTTCGTCGCCAACACTTACACCGTGATCAAGTACCGTCATGACTTGATATACGTCCTTAAAGTTCTCATCACCCTGGGAAGCGCCGTGCAAGTAAGGAAAAC ATTTACGTGCTTGATGGTACTGAGCACAGGGATTGGATTTGTGCTTTACCCATTCTTCGTATACATGATCCAGGGTACTCTTTTACCATTATTTTTGTATGAGTTGCCCTATCTCGATTGGCATTCCGTTGATAA GGCGGACATTTGCTTAGTTCATTTGCGTGAGCTGCGAGCTATGTTGAACGATGTGTCGAAAACAGCGGATGCAGTCGATATTGCTGCTGTACAAAAGAAGTGGGAGCAATGCATGCATGATCACCGCATGACCACTAG CTTTCTGAACAATGTGGAAGACTTATTGGGAATGATATGCTTGGCTCAAGTAATGATGGGTGTGTTTACGGTGTGCGACTGTATGTTGCTGGTAGTTCTC GTTGGCGACTTGTATGGCGTCATAACATCACTGTCCTGGTACCGACTTTcgcttcagcagcagaaagagtATAGATTCATCATCTTTCGTCAGCAGCGTCCACTCGGTTTAACCGCATTCGGTTTTATGCCACTGAACTTCGAATCCTACATGAgt GTTTTGAAGGGCTTGTACCAATTCTTCGTTCTCGCTATGCAATATGTTCAGTAA
- the LOC125949971 gene encoding odorant receptor 56a-like produces MADAADIAALRQKFQQCIHDHRSSTRFLNKLEHLFGLTCLAQVVTGVFTVCISMLLALLTDWYPVYLFLAATFIELTAFFVIGNVVEKKVDELYHAITALSWYRLSLQQQKEYRFIMFRQQRPLGLTAFGFMPLNFESYMSVLKGLYQFFVIILKSIE; encoded by the exons ATGGCTGATGCAGCCGATATTGCTGCTTTACGGCAAAAGTTTCAACAATGTATACACGATCATCGTTCATCAACTAG ATTCCTAAACAAACTAGAACATTTGTTTGGACTGACGTGTTTGGCTCAAGTGGTAACGGGAGTTTTTACGGTGTGTATCAGTATGTTGCTAGCCCTGTTG ACCGACTGGTATCCTGTCTATTTGTTCTTAGCGGCTACTTTCATCGAGCTTACTGCGTTCTTCGTCATTGGCAATGTGGTGGAAAAGAAG GTTGACGAATTGTATCACGCCATAACCGCGCTCTCATGGTACCGACTTTcgcttcagcagcagaaggagtacAGATTCATAATGTTTCGTCAGCAGCGACCACTCGGTTTGACTGCTTTTGGTTTCATGCCGTTAAATTTCGAATCCTACATGAGC GTTTTGAAAGGCTTGTATCAGTTCTTCGTGATCATCTTAAAATCAATTGAGTAA